In Bos mutus isolate GX-2022 chromosome 10, NWIPB_WYAK_1.1, whole genome shotgun sequence, a single window of DNA contains:
- the LPCAT4 gene encoding lysophospholipid acyltransferase LPCAT4 isoform X2: MKFCLLGALLAPIRVLLAFIVLFLLWPFAWLQVAGLTEEQLQEPITGWRKTVCHHGVLGLSRLLFFLLGFLRIRVRGQRASRLQAPVLVAAPHSTFFDPIVLLPCDLPKVVSRAENLSVPVIGALLRFNQAILVSRHDPASRRRVVEEVRRRATSGGKWPQVLFFPEGTCSNKKALLKFKPGAFIAGVPVQPVLIRYPNSLDTTSWAWRGPGVLKVLWLTASQPCSIVDVEFLPVYCPSPEESRDPTLYANNVQRVMAQALGIPATECEFVESLPVIVVGRLKVALEPQLWELGRVLRKAGLSPGCVDAGTEPGQSRRISQEEFAKQLQLSDSQTVAGAFSYFQQDADGLVDFRDVALALAALSGGRTLEELTRLAFELFAEEPEEQAEEQAKGPGRLLYKDGFSTILHLLLGSPRPAARTLHAELCQAGARQGLSLCEFQDFSLHHPLHGKLFSTYLRPSQTPPASSPGSTTALANGTVQAPKQKGD, encoded by the exons ATGAAA TTCTGCCTCCTGGGGGCACTGCTGGCCCCTATCCGAGTGCTTCTGGCCTTTATCGTCCTCTTTCTCCTCTGGCCCTTCGCCTGGCTGCAAGTAGCTGGTCTTACTGAGGAGCAGCTTCAGGAGCCAATTACCGGATGGAGGAA GACTGTGTGCCATCATGGGGTGCTAGGCCTCAGCCGCCTGCTCTTTTTCCTGCTGGGTTTCCTCCGGATTCGAGTTCGGGGCCAGCGGGCCTCTCGCCTTCAAGCGCCTGTCCTGGTTGCGGCCCCTCACTCTACTTTCTTTGACCCCATTGTTCTGCTGCCCTGTGACCTGCCCAAGGTTGTGTCTCGAGCTGAGAACCTTTCCGTTCCCGTCATTGGAG CCCTTCTTCGCTTCAACCAAGCCATCCTGGTGTCCAGGCATGACCCCGCCTCTCGGCGCAGAGTGGTGGAAGAGGTCCGGAGGCGAGCTACCTCCGGAGGCAAGTGGCCTCAG GTACTATTCTTTCCTGAGGGCACCTGTTCCAACAAGAAGGCTTTGCTGAAATTCAAACCAG GAGCCTTCATCGCGGGGGTGCCCGTGCAGCCTGTCCTCATCCGCTACCCCAACAGTCTG GACACTACCAGCTGGGCTTGGAGGGGCCCTGGAGT ACTCAAAGTCCTCTGGCTCACAGCCTCTCAGCCCTGCAGCATCGTGGATGTGGAG tTCCTACCTGTATACTGCCCCAGCCCGGAGGAGAGCAGGGACCCCACCCTCTATGCCAACAATGTCCAGAGGGTTATGGCACA GGCCCTGGGCATTCCAGCCACTGAGTGCGAGTTTGTAGAGAGCTTGCCTGTGATTGTGGTAGGCCGGCTGAAGGTGGCCTTGGAGCCACAGCTCTGGGAACTGGGCAGAGTGCTTCGGAAGGCTGG GCTATCCCCTGGCTGTGTAGACGCTGGGACAGAGCCAGGCCAGAGTCGAAGGATCAGTCAGGAAGAGTTTGCCAAGCAGCTACAGCTCTCTGACTCCCAGACGGTGGCTGGTGCCTTTAGCTACTTCCAGCAG GATGCCGATGGTTTGGTGGACTTCCGAGACGTGGCCCTTGCATTGGCAGCTCTGAGTGGGGGCAGGACCCTGGAGGAGCTGACTCGCCTGGCCTTTGAG CTCTTTGCTGAGGAGCCAGAGGAGCAGGCCGAGGAGCAGGCCAAGGGGCCCGGCCGACTGCTGTACAAAGATGGCTTCAGCACCATCCTGCACCTGCTGCTTGGCTCGCCGCGCCCCGCTGCCAGAACTCTGCATGCTGAGCTGTGCCAGGCAGGGGCCCGCCAAGGCCTCTCCCTCT GTGAGTTCCAGGACTTCTCCCTCCACCATCCGCTCCATGGGAAGCTCTTCAGCACCTACCTGCGTCCCTCCCAGACACCACCCGCCTCCTCCCCAGGCAGCACCACCGCTCTGGCCAACGGGACTGTGCAAGCCCCCAAGCAGAAGGGCGACTGA
- the LPCAT4 gene encoding lysophospholipid acyltransferase LPCAT4 isoform X1, translating to MSQGSPGDWAPLDPTPGPPAPPNPFVHELHLSRLQRVKFCLLGALLAPIRVLLAFIVLFLLWPFAWLQVAGLTEEQLQEPITGWRKTVCHHGVLGLSRLLFFLLGFLRIRVRGQRASRLQAPVLVAAPHSTFFDPIVLLPCDLPKVVSRAENLSVPVIGALLRFNQAILVSRHDPASRRRVVEEVRRRATSGGKWPQVLFFPEGTCSNKKALLKFKPGAFIAGVPVQPVLIRYPNSLDTTSWAWRGPGVLKVLWLTASQPCSIVDVEFLPVYCPSPEESRDPTLYANNVQRVMAQALGIPATECEFVESLPVIVVGRLKVALEPQLWELGRVLRKAGLSPGCVDAGTEPGQSRRISQEEFAKQLQLSDSQTVAGAFSYFQQDADGLVDFRDVALALAALSGGRTLEELTRLAFELFAEEPEEQAEEQAKGPGRLLYKDGFSTILHLLLGSPRPAARTLHAELCQAGARQGLSLCEFQDFSLHHPLHGKLFSTYLRPSQTPPASSPGSTTALANGTVQAPKQKGD from the exons ATGAGCCAGGGAAGTCCGGGGGACTGGGCCCCCCTCGACCCTACCCCCGGACCCCCAGCGCCCCCCAACCCTTTCGTGCACGAGTTACATCTCTCCCGCCTCCAGAGGGTTAAG TTCTGCCTCCTGGGGGCACTGCTGGCCCCTATCCGAGTGCTTCTGGCCTTTATCGTCCTCTTTCTCCTCTGGCCCTTCGCCTGGCTGCAAGTAGCTGGTCTTACTGAGGAGCAGCTTCAGGAGCCAATTACCGGATGGAGGAA GACTGTGTGCCATCATGGGGTGCTAGGCCTCAGCCGCCTGCTCTTTTTCCTGCTGGGTTTCCTCCGGATTCGAGTTCGGGGCCAGCGGGCCTCTCGCCTTCAAGCGCCTGTCCTGGTTGCGGCCCCTCACTCTACTTTCTTTGACCCCATTGTTCTGCTGCCCTGTGACCTGCCCAAGGTTGTGTCTCGAGCTGAGAACCTTTCCGTTCCCGTCATTGGAG CCCTTCTTCGCTTCAACCAAGCCATCCTGGTGTCCAGGCATGACCCCGCCTCTCGGCGCAGAGTGGTGGAAGAGGTCCGGAGGCGAGCTACCTCCGGAGGCAAGTGGCCTCAG GTACTATTCTTTCCTGAGGGCACCTGTTCCAACAAGAAGGCTTTGCTGAAATTCAAACCAG GAGCCTTCATCGCGGGGGTGCCCGTGCAGCCTGTCCTCATCCGCTACCCCAACAGTCTG GACACTACCAGCTGGGCTTGGAGGGGCCCTGGAGT ACTCAAAGTCCTCTGGCTCACAGCCTCTCAGCCCTGCAGCATCGTGGATGTGGAG tTCCTACCTGTATACTGCCCCAGCCCGGAGGAGAGCAGGGACCCCACCCTCTATGCCAACAATGTCCAGAGGGTTATGGCACA GGCCCTGGGCATTCCAGCCACTGAGTGCGAGTTTGTAGAGAGCTTGCCTGTGATTGTGGTAGGCCGGCTGAAGGTGGCCTTGGAGCCACAGCTCTGGGAACTGGGCAGAGTGCTTCGGAAGGCTGG GCTATCCCCTGGCTGTGTAGACGCTGGGACAGAGCCAGGCCAGAGTCGAAGGATCAGTCAGGAAGAGTTTGCCAAGCAGCTACAGCTCTCTGACTCCCAGACGGTGGCTGGTGCCTTTAGCTACTTCCAGCAG GATGCCGATGGTTTGGTGGACTTCCGAGACGTGGCCCTTGCATTGGCAGCTCTGAGTGGGGGCAGGACCCTGGAGGAGCTGACTCGCCTGGCCTTTGAG CTCTTTGCTGAGGAGCCAGAGGAGCAGGCCGAGGAGCAGGCCAAGGGGCCCGGCCGACTGCTGTACAAAGATGGCTTCAGCACCATCCTGCACCTGCTGCTTGGCTCGCCGCGCCCCGCTGCCAGAACTCTGCATGCTGAGCTGTGCCAGGCAGGGGCCCGCCAAGGCCTCTCCCTCT GTGAGTTCCAGGACTTCTCCCTCCACCATCCGCTCCATGGGAAGCTCTTCAGCACCTACCTGCGTCCCTCCCAGACACCACCCGCCTCCTCCCCAGGCAGCACCACCGCTCTGGCCAACGGGACTGTGCAAGCCCCCAAGCAGAAGGGCGACTGA